AGGATTTGGTCAATTGCTTTCAATGAATCAGCATCTTAACACCACAGAAAAGCTTGACCTCAAGTTTTTTAAGATTGATAATTTCTTTTGACAGgtatatttaataataacaatttaaCACTCTGCAGTAACTCAactacatttgcatttgttcaGAAAAGAGATGGAAGATAACAGCTCACTGGTTGGTGGTGAGTTCTTATTGCGGCAGATTGATAAGATCATTATTGTGCAGCTCCTGGTGATGATTTTTAGTTGTATCAACATTTTGCTCATCGTAACCTTTTTTGCAAAAGAGTGTTTCTACACAACTGCACGTTACATGTTCTTTGCTGTTACATTACTGTCTGATAGCTTGATTTTAATCTTGTCTGATATCCTgctcattttgaattattttcaaattacCATGCAAGTGTGGATATGTATCATTATCTCTGTTGTGGTACTTCTGTATCTTATAGTCACACCAGTTACTCTGACAGTAATGACCCTGGAGCGCTATGTTGCCATTTGCATGCCCCTGCAGCATGGAGAGCTGTGCTCCCAGCGCAGCGCTCTGCAGTGTATCCTCATCATTCATGGCCTCAGCTCTGGACCCTGCATTGTTGTTCTGTCCACCTTCTTTGCATCAGCTTCTCTAAGCCTTTATGAACAATACAGGATTTGCTCTGTGCAGATATTCATTTTGCACAGATGGCAGAATCATCTTAGGTCAGCTGTACATCAGTTTAACTTTTTGATCATGTGTATTATCATCATATTCTCCtatgttaaaataatgaaagtgGCCAAAGTTGCATCAGCAGAAAATACAAAGTCAACAAGGAAGGGTCTGAGAACAGTAATTCTTCATGCTTTCcagctgcttctctgtctcATCCGTTTGTGGTTCCCGTTCATAGAAAATGCTGTACTTCAGATAGATTTTAAGGTATTTAATGATGTCAGGTACTTTAGCTACATATTGTTCAGTGTTGTTCCAAGATGTCTGAGTCCTCTTATTTATGGCCTCAGGGATGAAACATTTTTTCATGCACTAAAAAACAGTGCCTTTGGCTTGTATAaaagaaatatctgaaaaaacagcaacattgaAATTCTAAC
The Pempheris klunzingeri isolate RE-2024b chromosome 4, fPemKlu1.hap1, whole genome shotgun sequence genome window above contains:
- the LOC139199844 gene encoding odorant receptor 131-2-like, which encodes MEDNSSLVGGEFLLRQIDKIIIVQLLVMIFSCINILLIVTFFAKECFYTTARYMFFAVTLLSDSLILILSDILLILNYFQITMQVWICIIISVVVLLYLIVTPVTLTVMTLERYVAICMPLQHGELCSQRSALQCILIIHGLSSGPCIVVLSTFFASASLSLYEQYRICSVQIFILHRWQNHLRSAVHQFNFLIMCIIIIFSYVKIMKVAKVASAENTKSTRKGLRTVILHAFQLLLCLIRLWFPFIENAVLQIDFKVFNDVRYFSYILFSVVPRCLSPLIYGLRDETFFHALKNSAFGLYKRNI